One segment of Desulfosudis oleivorans Hxd3 DNA contains the following:
- a CDS encoding YcaO-like family protein: protein MENRKITYTLTRESTRLQTGFFVTRPNEALALEECLALLRLRPMDDFLHQHVLTLVGRLPKDRLRQFLNRCKAGSDPVCRALAAEYLFLTRGREHLEKRFTAEDIRELCRHTPLIYLRSFLEPDQALHGRWIAFFRNNMQAHQPLASPDQTDLPLLTFDKAPARTAATLAGLAQAMTGKGVAATPAVSPEQTADTAEDRLKKAGVELGRLMRHESSLSPIGLLRSWRFATHIENRRNQLSLSGEQTSYGRGLTLNAARASLMMEIVERCSAFASVSANGLENFRYSYPLRYAPFSELAAGEAAVMNPADLALEVSYPDQGLHWVQGETPAPGGDGDPRRSIWIPAQCLFLFCNLDEPSLFSGLGSTGLASGNTLAQAKVSALLEIVERHQAATVPYDRSTCFHLVSREPRMAGLLEAYHQAGVNLWFQDITPKNGIPCCRCFVKEKGGQIHTGAAAHLDARRAIVSAITETTCPFPKSPPTQPVPPGLTLVGYENLPDYSTGDAASDLALLETLFLQNSFQPCYVDLTRADIGLPVVKAVVPGMEVLGDFDDYSRVHPELYQNYLSVYDS, encoded by the coding sequence TTGGAAAACAGAAAAATAACCTATACCTTAACCAGGGAATCGACCCGGCTGCAGACCGGCTTTTTTGTGACCCGGCCGAATGAGGCGCTGGCCCTGGAAGAGTGCCTCGCCCTGCTCAGGTTGCGTCCCATGGATGATTTTTTGCACCAGCACGTGTTGACCCTGGTCGGCAGACTGCCAAAGGACAGGCTGCGGCAGTTCCTCAACCGATGTAAGGCAGGCAGTGATCCGGTATGCCGGGCCCTTGCGGCGGAATATCTTTTTTTAACCAGAGGGCGGGAGCATCTGGAAAAACGGTTTACCGCGGAAGATATTCGCGAACTGTGCCGGCATACGCCCTTGATCTATCTGCGCTCTTTTTTGGAGCCGGACCAGGCGCTTCATGGCCGGTGGATCGCTTTTTTTCGAAATAACATGCAGGCGCATCAGCCGCTGGCATCACCGGATCAAACAGACCTGCCCCTGTTGACGTTCGACAAGGCCCCGGCGCGGACAGCGGCCACTCTTGCCGGACTGGCGCAAGCCATGACCGGAAAAGGGGTGGCAGCCACACCGGCGGTCTCTCCCGAACAGACAGCCGACACGGCCGAAGACCGCCTGAAAAAGGCCGGGGTTGAACTGGGCCGGCTCATGCGCCACGAGTCCAGCCTGAGCCCCATCGGCCTGTTGCGGAGCTGGCGATTTGCCACCCATATTGAAAACAGGCGCAACCAATTGTCTCTTTCCGGTGAGCAGACCAGCTACGGACGGGGGCTGACCCTGAACGCGGCCCGGGCCTCGCTGATGATGGAGATCGTGGAGCGCTGCTCGGCCTTTGCCTCGGTCTCGGCCAACGGGCTGGAAAATTTTCGGTATTCATATCCCTTGCGTTACGCGCCCTTCAGTGAACTGGCGGCCGGCGAGGCGGCGGTCATGAATCCGGCGGACCTGGCCCTGGAGGTGTCATACCCGGACCAGGGCCTGCACTGGGTGCAGGGTGAAACCCCGGCACCGGGGGGCGACGGCGACCCCCGCCGGTCCATATGGATACCGGCCCAATGTCTGTTTCTGTTCTGCAACCTGGATGAGCCGTCCCTGTTTTCCGGGCTTGGCTCCACCGGCCTGGCATCGGGCAACACCCTGGCCCAGGCAAAAGTCTCGGCCCTGTTGGAGATTGTCGAACGCCACCAGGCCGCCACCGTGCCCTATGACCGGTCCACCTGTTTTCATCTGGTATCCCGGGAGCCCCGGATGGCCGGGCTTCTTGAGGCTTACCACCAGGCCGGCGTGAACCTCTGGTTTCAGGACATTACCCCGAAAAACGGGATTCCCTGCTGCCGCTGCTTTGTGAAGGAAAAAGGCGGGCAAATCCATACCGGCGCGGCGGCCCACTTGGATGCCCGGCGAGCCATTGTCTCCGCCATCACGGAGACCACCTGCCCGTTTCCCAAATCACCGCCCACGCAACCCGTGCCGCCCGGCCTGACCCTGGTGGGGTATGAGAACCTGCCCGACTATTCCACGGGTGACGCAGCCTCGGACCTGGCGCTGCTGGAGACGCTGTTTTTACAAAACAGCTTTCAACCCTGCTACGTTGACCTGACCCGCGCGGACATCGGCCTGCCGGTGGTCAAGGCCGTTGTGCCGGGCATGGAGGTGCTGGGGGACTTTGATGACTACTCTCGGGTTCATCCGGAGCTGTATCAGAATTACCTGTCCGTGTATGATTCTTAA
- a CDS encoding ABC-F family ATP-binding cassette domain-containing protein: MIKAVNISKSFGAEILFDDISFDINKGERVGLVGRNGHGKTTLLRIIAGSEAPDSGAVAAPKGYRVGYVTQHIHFSKPTIIEEACTGLPRQFIHDTWRAEKILSGLGFSKTDMDRHPADFSGGFQVRLNLAKVICSEPDLLLLDEPTNYLDIVSIRWLSGFLRQWSGEVLLITHDRSFMDGVITHTLGIHRKRVRKMSGATDKYYDQIFKEEEIHEKTRVNEAKKRKEAELFISRFRAKARLAGLVQSRIKALEKQEVKDPLEKLKNLDFSFNHAPTPAKVLLQAESLSFAYAGGQPLVDGLSFAVNKTDRICVIGKNGRGKTTLLRLIAGELASARGRITAHPSTKTGYFAQTNKMDLNDALTVEEEIMNAGCKRQQARNICGLMMFEGDHALKPIGVLSGGEKSRVLLGRILAAPSNLLLLDEPTNHLDMESCEAFLEAVEEFPGAVIIVTHNEMFLHSLANRLIVFQAGGAELFEGTYQDFLDRVGWKEETPRSGGRKPERPNEEGLSKKDLRKKKADLLAQRAAVITPIRKRMAAVEKTIEKDEAAIGRLNADMVAASHTGDREAIARLSKAYHDTSEKVSRLYEELEALTTDLEKKSRELGIQDA; the protein is encoded by the coding sequence ATGATAAAAGCGGTCAATATTTCAAAATCATTCGGTGCCGAAATCCTTTTCGACGATATCAGCTTTGATATCAACAAAGGAGAACGGGTGGGGCTGGTGGGCAGAAACGGCCACGGCAAAACCACCCTGCTGCGCATCATCGCCGGCAGTGAGGCGCCGGACAGCGGCGCCGTGGCCGCGCCCAAGGGATATCGCGTCGGCTATGTGACTCAGCATATCCATTTTTCAAAACCCACGATCATCGAAGAGGCCTGTACCGGCCTGCCCCGCCAGTTTATCCACGACACCTGGCGGGCCGAAAAAATCCTGTCCGGCCTGGGATTTTCCAAAACCGACATGGACCGGCATCCGGCCGACTTTTCCGGCGGCTTTCAGGTGCGGCTCAACCTGGCCAAGGTGATCTGCTCCGAGCCGGACCTGCTGCTGCTCGACGAGCCCACCAACTACCTTGACATCGTCTCCATCCGCTGGCTCTCGGGTTTCCTGCGCCAGTGGTCCGGCGAGGTCCTGCTGATCACCCATGACCGGTCCTTCATGGACGGCGTGATCACCCACACCCTGGGCATTCACCGCAAGCGCGTTCGCAAAATGTCCGGCGCCACGGACAAATACTACGACCAGATTTTCAAAGAAGAGGAGATTCACGAAAAGACCCGGGTCAATGAGGCCAAAAAACGCAAGGAGGCTGAGCTGTTCATCTCCCGGTTCCGGGCCAAGGCAAGGCTTGCCGGACTGGTTCAGTCCCGTATTAAGGCACTGGAAAAACAGGAGGTCAAGGATCCGTTAGAAAAGCTCAAGAACCTGGACTTTTCCTTCAACCACGCGCCCACGCCCGCAAAGGTCCTGCTTCAGGCGGAAAGCCTTTCTTTTGCCTATGCCGGGGGGCAGCCCCTGGTCGACGGCCTGAGTTTTGCCGTCAATAAAACCGATCGCATCTGCGTGATCGGCAAAAACGGACGGGGCAAGACCACGCTGCTGCGGCTGATCGCCGGGGAGCTGGCATCCGCCCGGGGCCGAATCACCGCTCACCCGTCCACAAAAACCGGGTATTTTGCCCAGACCAACAAGATGGACCTCAACGACGCGCTCACCGTGGAAGAGGAGATCATGAACGCGGGATGCAAGCGGCAGCAGGCCAGAAACATCTGCGGCCTGATGATGTTCGAAGGCGACCATGCCCTAAAGCCCATCGGCGTGCTTTCCGGTGGTGAAAAAAGCCGGGTCCTTTTGGGCAGAATCCTGGCGGCCCCCTCCAACCTGCTGCTGCTGGACGAGCCCACCAACCACCTGGACATGGAGTCGTGCGAGGCCTTTCTGGAAGCGGTTGAAGAATTTCCCGGCGCGGTGATCATCGTCACCCACAACGAGATGTTTCTCCACTCCCTGGCCAACCGGCTCATCGTCTTCCAGGCCGGCGGGGCCGAGCTGTTTGAAGGCACCTACCAGGATTTTCTAGACCGGGTGGGATGGAAGGAGGAGACACCACGATCCGGGGGACGAAAACCGGAACGGCCAAATGAAGAGGGCCTGTCCAAAAAAGATCTTCGCAAAAAGAAGGCTGATCTCCTGGCACAGCGAGCCGCCGTCATCACCCCCATCAGAAAACGCATGGCCGCCGTGGAAAAAACAATTGAAAAAGACGAGGCCGCCATTGGACGTCTGAACGCCGATATGGTGGCCGCCTCCCATACCGGGGACCGGGAAGCCATTGCCCGGCTCTCCAAGGCCTATCACGACACCTCGGAAAAGGTGAGCCGGCTCTACGAGGAGCTGGAAGCCCTGACCACCGACCTGGAGAAAAAGAGCCGGGAACTCGGCATTCAGGATGCCTGA